The sequence ATAGAAAATcaatctcacaaaattgatccgTGAGATCGTCTcatataaattttatgaatacatatattcatatatatatatatacacacacacacacacacgcatttttttttattttattaaagttgagAGATTGGTACGTTGGTATGACcaactcttttatttttatcttttaatgtatatttaattaccaaaatatcattttatttttgttcaatGATAACTACTAATTTACGAAAATaccaattttataaaatttatttacttatatatatatatataaaatactttttaaaattattctctactttttttatttttggtcttttgttaaaaaaaaacgaACTGAATAAACACACAATGCGCACACGTGAGTACTAGTGTTATATTATATGAGGGTGTATCAGAAACAAaagatcatcatcatcatcgcaAATATGGGTGTAAGTAATCACCCGACCCGAATCACCCGAATCACATTGAATATATGAACATTGCGCGCCCAATGTGGGGGCCAACGACCCAATGGGATAATTCAAAATACACAAAACTTTGTATCAAAGTTTGATAATCTAaccactttaaaaaaaaaaaaaaaaaaaagagtttgaTAATCAAACAAATGATAATGACAGATAACTAATTAGCCCGTCCTTTATCCTGCGAACCAAACACAGAAAGCTAACCTTTTTCGTTAACATCTccaaaattttgtttttctttacaTGTAGGCATATCCCAATATCTAGTACTCTATTTTCATAAAGCACCTGCAACAAATTATACAATTGTGCATACAAATAGAGGAAACAATAACCAGATGGCCCACGGGTAGAAGGTAGCAAAAAACCTCGCGAGCAACTCCTCTAGGACTACTTGCTTAGTCGAGATTTTTTAGGTGTTGATGAAGCGCTGGCCTCAAGGAATGCTGATGGACAAAAACCGCTTACGATGCACATGTCACAACGAGGTCTAAGTGGCGTACATATGGTCTGACCAAAACCAACCTGCTTTCCAAATAGTTTCAAACAGTAAACTGATATATGCAAAAATGGTTCAGAGGGAGTTTCATTTGCCCAAACAAGAAATATCTGGTTAGATCTGTCTATTTCAGGCTATGGATAGCTAACCATCTAAACAATTTGAACCTCTCCATCACACTTTGCACGAAGACAGACTTAACGTTTTCAGAGAATAAAAGCATGATTTCTCAAAATGAACCACCTACAAAGGAATGAATAAATTTTACTCGAGTTTATAGAACATATGAATCTTGACAAAAGCTGAAAGATGATAACAGTATACAACCCAGTCAAGTAGCCATGTAATGATTAATGTAACATACCAGAAGAGGATTTATGGGGACCCATTCCTCCTTAGGAAGCCACAGTTGCAACGATACTCTAGTGTCCTCTGGCGTTGAGGTTTTctaagaagaaagaaaaaagcAACGTAAATTCTTAGTGAATCGATATCATTCCTCTGCTGCATGGCTGCATTTGTCATCGGAGGTATCTTATATTTTTGCTTTTGGGAAAACAACACAACCTAACCTTTTAGTTACCTAAAATCGCATGCAATCACACCTCTTCTGATAACAGAACTTGAACATCTAGGACTGAAAGTAAGATTTGCGAAAATTAGGATCGACCCATATCATACTAGCAAGGATATGTGCAGGCTCGATGTACATGGTGCGAAAATGAGAGCCCCAAATTCCCCTGCCCCTAGTTCCTCGTGAATAACACGGTGCAGAAATGCATCAAGAGCAATTAGCTGGGATTTTGCCAACATTTTCAACTACATATGGGGTTTGGACTAAAAATCATTTGTTAATTTTCAGAATCCATATTAAGTAAATTCCTTCCAAAATGGCTAATTGACAGAACTCCCACTACTCAGAGTATACCAAACAGTGGTGCGTGAGAAAATGAGTGCCAAAATTCATAGCAAACTTGCAGTTGAAACTGATCGGCAAAAACAGTAGCTTATGTGAAAGTGATTTAGCAGACAGTGGAATACATTCAAATTTGAAAAGTGATTCACTGGACTACCTGCTTGGTGCCAGGACGTGAAACCCAACCGAGCCGATTACAAATCCTGTGCACATGAGTGTCGACACATATGCCTTGAACATTATTCCAGCCTACATTCATGATCTAGAAGAGCAAACACCAcccgaaaaaatatttgataaagactGGAAGAATAAGCATTCTAAGTAATACAATAGATTCCTTGTCGTACCAGGTGAGCCATTTTAGGGCCAATCCCTGGAAGCAAGAGCAACTCCTCTAATGTACTTGGAATATCTCCATTGTACTTTGAGAGACAAATTTTTGCGACTTTTTTCAAGTTGCTTGCCTTTCTTGTATAAAATCCCACCTGCTTAAAATTAAAGAGAAACAAGTAGTTGACACAAAACACAAGTTAAAAttgtttcttctctttttttcttttttgaaatAAGGTAAAATTGTTTCTATTCGATAACAAATTAACAGTTTCTTTATAAATAATCTACCACTGAAATCCCATTTCATCTTGTCTAGATCTTGTATGTCAAAAATAAAATCAGCCATGACCCTACACAAAAAGAAGCATACAGGGTAAATGATGTCCTTGATTGCACCTTCATCGGCTTTGTCCATGGCTTCTGCTGTGAGCAAGCCATTTTGGAGAAGCCGTTGAATAGCTCCTGCAATACAAGGTGCTCGATAAAAATTAGAAGCACAAACCCAAGGTAGAATATCCCAACAATAACAAAGATTATCAAATATGCATTCTTCATGCCAGAGATCCCGATAATACATAAATGGCATCATCAAGCAAAAGTAAGTCTCAACTAGCTATAGTTTCCTAAATAAATCATTCTTTTCAACTGTGATTCATTTGAAATTAAAGTAGCTGTTATCTCCAAACAATTGAGTATGCTTAATAGCTACCAGTATCCTTCCTTTCTCTATCAGTATCAGTAAGTTTAATAGTTTGTTTCTTCAAACACTGTCTCATATTCTACATTCAAAGATGTTCTACATGCTGAAATGATGCGAAACATTTGCCTCTAATCTTATCATTTGAATTCTTGCTCTTAGTACATAACACAACAAATGCCTGTTAAATTCACCAATAATGTGAAATTTATTCAAAACAATTTTGTTGAACTATTCCTCCACAAATTTTAAGATTTGTTATAGATGGCTATTAATAATAAAACTTCTGAAATGAAGACAGATTAGACTAAGACAAGCAAACAACATAGATCCAGAAAAAGCAAGCAGTGGCAATCTAATTTACAATGCATCCAACCCACCAGCCTCATCACATCATGATTATTTATCAAATAAGACTACAGATTAAAAAGGTGATTCCTTTGAGATCTTGATAATAAATAAGAACTTGCCATGAGTAACTTGATCTTTTGTTTGACTTGACAAGAGTGAAGATACCAGGACCGCAAATCTTCGTTCCTTACCATAAAAAGGATATAGAGACAAATTATGCCCCAAACACAAATTCCGTCCATCAACAAAAAACTAAAGATGTAAAAACTATTCATGCATCATGAACACATGCTCAATGAcaataatttgagagacaaagGAAATTCTTGCAACGTGAATCCATTGTTTCGATAAATAAAAACCTTGAAATTCTGGTTAAATGACTAAAATAGGTGGGCTACTAATCCGTGGTCAAATATATCATTAGCATTATCAAAGAATCACAGATCAGTATAAAACAAAGGTATGCGACTGCAAGGAAGGCTGGAATATACCAACTTAAGCAATTAACCAACTATTGATAAAGCTTCAAGATAGGTGTGAGCAAAAAATATTGGAGTTGAGTAGAGAGTAGATTGAAGCATCAGTGGTGAGTCGTGATCACCTACGGTCGACATTGTTTATTAGAGTTTCCAATCACGTTAAAGACTTAAAGTGGCTACATCATATAAACATCCATCTAAATTTCTaagccaaaaaaattaaaaaagaaaaatctgTGGTGCCACaccattaaaattttaatagatTATATGAGATGAAAATCATCATAACAAAACTACCTCAGGAGGAAGGGAACTTCCAGCCTTTTCGCACCCCATTGAGTCTACTGGTGCATCTTCAGAAGACCTCATTTTGCGAATTCCCTCAAGAACATTTTTCCAGTTTGTCGGTGAATGTGCTGAGAAGGAACAATGTTTATTAAAGTTTGATAATAAATGACTAAATGGGGGAAACTATTTGTCTCAATCAATGAACACGATCAACTAGGTAATTCCACATAAATAAGGAGGACATGCACATTAAAGAAGTCTATTCGATAATCTACCTTTTCGCAGTCAATTATAAgcattcaatttttttataaactttaaatcactctttgtcattatttttttacGAAATCTTTCACCTTATTTATTACACTCAGTGTCCCATGTATATAGTTCTATTTGTGTTTTTACACAGATTCAGAAAATAAttggaaaatatattttcacaAAGAAATTTTCCATTTTACTATTTTTAATGAGTGTTTTAATAGGATATAAAAAATTGTTAGAAGTAGCTAATGAATTTAATGAATGGGGGtagattgataaaaaaaaaaaagagaaaataatattaaatatagacACTAGGCTATATATTTGGGATGGATGAAAACAAAAATGTAGCATTTATATTTGGTACGGAAGGAGTATTTGTAAGAACTAACCTAAGCAACTAAATTATAGCCATAATAAATTCTTTGCCCAACCTTGATTAATAATGTGAAAATACAGTTGATTAAAGCTAAAATCAAGGGGATCAAGTCACACCAAATGTGGCAAAGATTTTACCACCAATTATTCAATGACACCAAGGAGTCACAAATTTAAAGTCATAGATAATCTTTAGAGTATACATACAAACATTGTGGTTAAATAGACGATGTAACAAATTCACACCAGATACATACTCAAGGAGGGAAAACTGCTAGCCTTTCCATATGCAAAATCTTCAATTTCAGGTAGGCTGAAAGGCTGCATCAAGTATTACAATCATATTCAAAGTAAGAGTAAATCTATGGCACAGCTGATGTCAATGAGTGCATATTACATGGCTAACATGTCTAAATATTAAGTGGCATTCAGCATGCAGACTTTGAAAGACACATAACAATTAACATGCCTATTTGGATTGATTTACACGAGGCAGAAAGTGCTACAGAGAAGTAAATGTGAGAAGGCAACAGTAACTCAACAAGAGGAAACAAAATAGTATCTCTGATATCTATGACGAACGCAAATATGTGATTTTGCAAAGCTAATTTTTACTTCATTATACGTTGTAATATATTCCTAAATTCTAGAAATGAAAAACTAGACTAATCTGGCTCTTAACACATGAAAATAGCTACTAGACGCTTAGTCATTTCTTGAAACGAAAACCAGTGCCTCACAAATTCATCCATGTCAGGATATAATTTTATGGACACATGAGACATTGACTACACTAGTAAAAACAGTACATAATGCCTACATGTCAAAGATAAATTCAGGAACAACGATTCATATAACATAGATAGCCATCATGGCAGTTCGCCGCTGCTTATAAGGCACATTTCACTTGAGAAGAACTCGATGATACAATCAAGGGGAAGCGTAACACGAGATACAATTTTCATCTGAGATAAGACAATCCCAATTTACAAAACTAGAACCATGGAGTGTCTACGAATTGTATTATTTTATTGCAGATGTGTAGTCATTTCAGCAAACAGTTTGCATCACTATGCTTATTAATATGATTTGAGACAATGAGTTTGTTAATTCGGATTGTAATTCAATACGTGGATCAGTTTTGAGGAAAtatgtaaaatatttttcttgaaTCTTTTCAGAATTTCACTCTCCATCTCAACTCCTTCTCCACTTCTTTCCTTCTCACTGCTGTATTCCCTTCCTTGGTTTCCGGTAACAACCAAGAATTAACAGGCAACAACACACGCGACTACAAAGTAATATCCAGTTACCAAACAAAACCAACTTGTTAGAGtaacaaataaatcaaaattaatgtACATAAAACAGGACGTGTTGAAACTTATACTCTTCCTCATTCATAAGAAAGATATTAACCTTACCTTTTCATCATTCATCTCAGGCTTAACATCTTTCGCTTTAGGTTGAAGGGTTTTCGCGTCTCTCTTCTTTCGAACAAAGACACGAACTTTTTTCTCAGATTCCTCATCTAGAACATCAGGGTCCGGAAGAAtcatcaaaaactcaaatttcTCGAACCCAAGGACAATAAACGAAAAATAATGGGGTATTGTAAATGTAAAGAAGATTGGCAAGTTCTTACCAGAGTCTTTCGAATGAACAACCGAAGAGATTTCCCTTTCAGAACAAGAAAATCTTGTGGTAACCATTCTGGTGAAGGAAGAGGAGGGGAAAAGCTGCTGTGGAGTAATAATGTTTTTGACAACAGGAAAAGACATTTTGTTGAGGCAGTGGACACAGAACATACCATTACCACCATACCATACATTTACACAGCACAGTGGTTCGGATCCATTTcaaattcaattaaattaaCATGACATCATCCCATTTCATTTAATCAGACGaactttaatattttaaaaaaaaagtaatgttttgttaaaatattatttttcactaaaaaaaatttttttgaactCGTTAAAAAATATCTTATCTTATTTTTCAAGTTATTAGGAAGTAAAAGTGGCAATTATTCAATAACaaatttctcaaatttcttTAGTATAATTAATTACAATCAGATTGgatcaaaaaatttaattttggtgGCGTCCAATCCAGAACCGATACAATAGTCTACAAATGAAAATGTATTAAACCGGATAGGATCTTGTTTAGGGATACTTCGATCATATCCCATGGGGTAGGTTGAACTCTTTCACTAGTCCAAATCATGGGAGCCCCACATCAAACATGTGGGGCCCGCATAATTTGATCAATCATGTGCTTCTACCTATCACATGGGGTAAAACTCATGGGGTAGGATGAATTTTTCCCCTGTTTAGTTGTCGAACGGATCTGTCCATGAAGCCTCACTAAGGGCATTCTAATCATAAACCTCTACAAGGGTTTCTGTTTCAAAAGTTAAAAACATCTCACATTTTTAAAACATCTCTCTGTTATCATAAACCTCTTCAACTATATTTTTATGAGTCCCACTATCAACTAACTATCTTCAACTATCTTTTTTTAttccaaatttaattttttatttataatttaatttgtatatattattaattcatatgttcaattaaaaatttatgatatactaaaaaactataaaaattagtatgTACTATGTACTGATTAGTTCGGATCatgtgaaatttattttaatgaaaattaaattacatgtactgagaaaataacattatataaaatgatgcaaatgaaaacaaaatacaCAACccaaaaaaatgaaagaaattaaaaagataaattaaattagtataaaaaaattaaaaagtaaattaaaaaaaggaaagaaagcAGCCGCTGCCTACTGCCGCTGATACACACGCGCGTCTCACTCCCCATCTTGCAattctaaaataaattttaaaaaaaaaaatttaacctgTTCCCAAGATTTTGGgacttatttttgaaaaatattttaaaccccACCCATATAATGGGGGTGGGGTTTTTAAGGGGTCCCATTACAGATGCCCTAATTTCGCATACTATTTTTAGGTCCTCCAATAATTGTGATCTTCTTTATTCCTAGGTCTTATTCTAAGGTTCTATTtggtttaaaaattaaattatttaattaatttggaaatcaactaattaaattaaaaattattgatttgAATTATAATATTATGCAGTTTCATccttaattcaaaaaaaataaaaagcagTTTCATccttaattcaaaaaaaataaaatcgaggAACCTAGTGAAAAACAGGAGGACTAGATCAAAACAGTTGTAAGGGAGTAGAAAAATATCAACCCATATTGCAGGTATTATGTAGCGAACTGACTCGTATCACATACTAGCTAGAACTTAAGCAGTTAAAACTTAATCAAAAAGTAACTTGCGGAAacgtaaataaaatataaacatcAAACCGACGTAATAACACCTATAACAACTGAAAATCAAATATCAgcttatacaaccatatcgaattgTATCTAACAACACAAGAAAAAAGAGCAGAAACTTAAACAGGAAGAACCTCTAGAAAAATGGTCACTGGCAGCACCTCTAACCCTGCCTTGTCCAAC comes from Henckelia pumila isolate YLH828 chromosome 4, ASM3356847v2, whole genome shotgun sequence and encodes:
- the LOC140864225 gene encoding endonuclease III homolog 1, chloroplastic-like isoform X1 — protein: MFCVHCLNKMSFPVVKNIITPQQLFPSSSFTRMVTTRFSCSEREISSVVHSKDSDEESEKKVRVFVRKKRDAKTLQPKAKDVKPEMNDEKPFSLPEIEDFAYGKASSFPSLTHSPTNWKNVLEGIRKMRSSEDAPVDSMGCEKAGSSLPPEERRFAVLVSSLLSSQTKDQVTHGAIQRLLQNGLLTAEAMDKADEGAIKDIIYPVGFYTRKASNLKKVAKICLSKYNGDIPSTLEELLLLPGIGPKMAHLIMNVGWNNVQGICVDTHVHRICNRLGWVSRPGTKQKTSTPEDTRVSLQLWLPKEEWVPINPLLVGFGQTICTPLRPRCDMCIVSGFCPSAFLEASASSTPKKSRLSK
- the LOC140864225 gene encoding endonuclease III homolog 1, chloroplastic-like isoform X2 — encoded protein: MFCVHCLNKMSFPVVKNIITPQQLFPSSSFTRMVTTRFSCSEREISSVVHSKDSDEESEKKVRVFVRKKRDAKTLQPKAKDVKPEMNDEKPFSLPEIEDFAYGKASSFPSLTHSPTNWKNVLEGIRKMRSSEDAPVDSMGCEKAGSSLPPEERRFAVLVSSLLSSQTKDQVTHGAIQRLLQNGLLTAEAMDKADEGAIKDIIYPVGFYTRKASNLKKVAKICLSKYNGDIPSTLEELLLLPGIGPKMAHLIMNVGWNNVQGICVDTHVHRICNRLGWVSRPGTKQS